From a region of the Kaistia sp. 32K genome:
- the dksA gene encoding RNA polymerase-binding protein DksA: protein MTLDTLEAYRPTEAEPFMNERQREYFRKKLLAWKDDILRESRETLQHLQDENVNHPDLADRASSETDRAIELRARDRQRKLIAKIDAALQRIEDGSYGYCEETGEPISLKRLDARPIATLSIEAQERHERRERVYRDE from the coding sequence ATGACGTTAGATACCCTTGAAGCGTATCGGCCTACGGAAGCCGAGCCCTTCATGAACGAGCGGCAAAGGGAGTACTTCCGCAAGAAGCTCCTTGCCTGGAAAGACGATATTCTCCGGGAGTCCCGGGAAACGCTCCAGCATCTCCAGGACGAGAACGTCAACCATCCGGATCTTGCAGACCGTGCTTCTTCGGAGACGGATCGTGCGATCGAATTGCGGGCGCGTGATCGCCAGCGCAAGCTGATCGCCAAGATTGATGCCGCGTTGCAGCGGATCGAGGATGGCAGCTACGGCTACTGCGAGGAAACGGGCGAGCCGATCAGCCTCAAGCGTCTCGACGCCCGGCCGATCGCAACCCTTTCGATCGAGGCGCAGGAACGCCA